In Chitinophaga nivalis, a single genomic region encodes these proteins:
- the galK gene encoding galactokinase: MIQTTKEKFIQQFGKEPLIIVSPGRINLIGEHTDYNDGFVLPAAIDKKIVYAIALNGTRQCNVHAVFTGETVSFDLDRVHPTPGWINYLMGVVFQLQERGLSVTGFDCVIAGDIPVGAGMSSSAAVEGGLVAGLDHLFQYGLGRMDMALIGQKAEHTFPGVKCGIMDQFANLHGKKDQVMRLDCRDLSFEYFPFDFPAYKIVLCNSMVHHSLASSEYNVRRQQCEEGVKAIQTLHPDVRSLRDASFAMLDEVKSQLSPQVYDRCAYVIAEIQRVQDATELLKKGDLQQFGQLMYATHEGLSKLYEVSCPELDFLVSLAQEREEVAGARVMGGGFGGCTINLVKEEKVADYITFIQSRYEAEYGKVPEVYVTTIQDGVSVWQH, from the coding sequence ATGATACAGACAACTAAGGAGAAATTCATACAGCAGTTCGGAAAAGAGCCACTGATCATAGTTTCCCCCGGAAGAATCAACCTGATCGGAGAACATACCGATTACAATGACGGATTTGTATTACCAGCCGCCATTGATAAAAAAATCGTATATGCCATTGCCCTCAACGGTACCCGTCAATGTAATGTACATGCGGTATTTACCGGCGAAACCGTTTCCTTTGACCTGGATAGGGTGCACCCCACACCCGGATGGATCAATTACCTCATGGGCGTTGTATTTCAGTTACAGGAAAGAGGCCTGTCCGTAACCGGTTTCGATTGCGTGATCGCAGGCGATATCCCGGTAGGCGCCGGCATGTCTTCTTCCGCAGCTGTGGAAGGCGGATTGGTAGCAGGCCTGGATCACCTGTTCCAGTATGGGCTGGGACGTATGGACATGGCGCTGATCGGACAAAAGGCCGAACATACTTTTCCGGGCGTGAAATGCGGTATCATGGACCAATTTGCTAACCTGCACGGCAAAAAGGACCAGGTAATGCGCCTCGATTGCCGCGATCTCTCCTTTGAATATTTTCCGTTTGATTTCCCTGCCTATAAAATTGTGTTGTGCAACTCTATGGTACACCATAGCCTGGCATCATCCGAATACAATGTACGCCGTCAGCAATGCGAAGAAGGCGTAAAGGCTATCCAGACGCTGCATCCGGATGTACGCTCGCTGCGCGATGCCAGCTTTGCGATGCTGGATGAAGTGAAGTCACAGTTGTCGCCGCAGGTGTATGACCGCTGCGCCTACGTGATTGCGGAAATACAACGTGTACAGGATGCCACGGAGCTGCTGAAAAAAGGCGACCTGCAACAGTTCGGACAACTGATGTACGCTACGCATGAAGGCCTGAGTAAACTGTATGAAGTGAGCTGCCCGGAACTGGATTTCCTGGTATCGCTGGCGCAGGAGCGGGAAGAAGTAGCAGGTGCAAGAGTGATGGGGGGCGGCTTTGGCGGCTGTACCATCAACCTGGTGAAAGAAGAAAAAGTAGCCGACTATATCACCTTTATACAATCCCGCTATGAAGCGGAATATGGTAAAGTGCCGGAGGTATATGTCACCACCATTCAGGATGGGGTGAGTGTATGGCAGCACTAA
- a CDS encoding copper homeostasis protein CutC has protein sequence MSFILEICAGSVASCIAAAAGGANRIELCDNLLEGGTTPSYATIAVAREKVNIDLYPIIRPRGGDFLYTDLEFEIMKKDIEICKQLGCNGVVIGMLTAEGRVDKQRCKELVKLAWPMGVTFHRAFDMTDNPFEALEDIIETGCERILTSGARNTAVEGASLLKDLFLRADDRIAIMAGSGVRANNIAQLVKTTGLSEFHTTAKAYEDSAMVYRNPNVSMGGIPGVPEYGISLTQEKEVLLIRELGEKALHEIQ, from the coding sequence ATGTCTTTTATTCTTGAAATATGCGCCGGTTCTGTCGCTTCCTGTATCGCAGCTGCAGCAGGTGGGGCCAACCGCATTGAGCTTTGCGATAACCTCCTGGAAGGTGGTACTACCCCCAGCTATGCAACGATTGCCGTAGCCCGTGAAAAAGTAAACATAGACCTCTATCCGATTATCCGGCCCCGGGGTGGTGACTTTCTCTATACCGACCTGGAGTTTGAAATCATGAAAAAGGATATCGAAATATGTAAACAACTGGGATGTAACGGCGTGGTAATTGGCATGCTCACCGCAGAAGGCCGGGTGGATAAACAACGCTGCAAAGAACTGGTGAAACTGGCCTGGCCCATGGGCGTTACTTTCCATCGTGCCTTCGATATGACAGATAATCCGTTTGAAGCACTGGAAGATATTATCGAAACAGGATGTGAACGGATCCTCACTTCCGGCGCCCGCAATACCGCTGTAGAAGGAGCTTCCCTGCTGAAAGACCTGTTCCTCCGCGCCGACGACCGCATCGCCATCATGGCTGGTTCCGGCGTACGTGCCAACAATATTGCCCAGCTGGTAAAAACAACCGGACTGTCAGAATTCCATACCACTGCCAAAGCGTACGAAGACAGCGCCATGGTATATCGCAATCCCAATGTAAGCATGGGCGGCATTCCCGGCGTTCCCGAATATGGCATCTCCCTCACTCAGGAAAAAGAAGTATTATTAATCCGTGAACTGGGAGAAAAAGCCTTGCACGAAATACAGTAG
- a CDS encoding Gfo/Idh/MocA family protein, with protein MNKQPLHRRSFLKNTVAAGVGISMLGSSAKLFANEKKPKVRVGLIGVGARGLSHLNLCLRREDVDVVAFADPDTAYTVPKARTMISKFYGAKRKVAEYTNGPEDFHNLLKRDDIDAVIIATPWEWHSIMSVAAMKAGKTPAVEVCGASDIQECWELVNTSESTGIPVFGMENVCYRRDVMAVLNMARQGLFGELTHLQGGYQHDLRAVKFNNGKQYYGGGVEFGENALSEAKWRTNHSVHRNGDLYPSHGLGPIGNAINMNRGNRLLSLTSVATKSRGLHKYIVDNSSESHPNAKVEFKLGDIVSTLLRTNNGETIMLSHDTNSPRPYSLNFRVQGTNGLWMDDQESIYVEKKSKYDEWEKTGDFKDANSYFGKYDHPLWKRYANDAAGAGHGGMDWFVMNSFIESIKRGAPYALDVYDMATWYAITPLSEQSVMEGGSVQYIPDFTRGRWMNRKPIFALDDQY; from the coding sequence ATGAATAAACAACCATTGCACCGCAGAAGTTTTCTTAAAAACACGGTAGCCGCAGGCGTAGGTATTTCTATGCTGGGCTCCTCTGCCAAGCTGTTTGCCAATGAAAAAAAACCTAAAGTGAGAGTGGGCCTGATTGGTGTGGGCGCCCGTGGTTTGAGTCACCTGAACCTTTGCCTCCGCCGGGAAGACGTGGATGTAGTAGCATTCGCAGATCCGGATACGGCGTACACCGTACCTAAGGCGAGAACAATGATCAGCAAGTTCTATGGCGCGAAAAGAAAAGTAGCGGAATATACCAACGGGCCGGAAGATTTTCATAACCTGCTGAAACGTGACGACATTGATGCCGTGATCATTGCTACGCCGTGGGAATGGCACTCTATCATGTCTGTAGCAGCGATGAAAGCGGGTAAAACCCCGGCTGTAGAAGTGTGTGGCGCTTCCGACATCCAGGAATGCTGGGAACTGGTAAACACCAGCGAAAGCACCGGCATACCTGTATTTGGTATGGAGAATGTGTGTTACCGGAGAGATGTGATGGCGGTACTGAACATGGCCCGTCAGGGACTGTTTGGTGAGCTCACCCACCTGCAGGGCGGCTACCAGCACGATCTGCGCGCCGTTAAATTCAACAATGGCAAGCAATATTATGGCGGTGGCGTTGAATTCGGAGAGAATGCCCTGTCTGAAGCCAAATGGAGAACCAACCACTCCGTACACCGCAACGGCGACCTGTATCCTTCACACGGTCTGGGTCCTATCGGTAATGCGATTAACATGAACCGTGGTAACCGTTTACTGTCGCTCACTTCCGTAGCTACCAAATCACGCGGTCTGCATAAATACATCGTTGACAACAGCAGCGAAAGCCATCCGAATGCCAAAGTGGAATTCAAACTGGGCGATATCGTATCTACCCTGTTGAGAACCAACAACGGTGAAACGATCATGCTGTCGCACGATACCAACTCCCCCCGTCCTTACTCCCTCAACTTCCGCGTACAAGGTACCAACGGACTGTGGATGGATGACCAGGAATCTATCTATGTAGAAAAGAAGAGCAAATACGACGAGTGGGAAAAAACCGGCGATTTCAAAGATGCCAACAGCTACTTCGGCAAATACGACCATCCGCTGTGGAAACGTTATGCCAACGATGCTGCCGGCGCCGGTCATGGTGGTATGGATTGGTTCGTGATGAACTCTTTCATTGAAAGTATCAAGCGTGGCGCTCCTTATGCACTCGATGTGTATGATATGGCTACCTGGTATGCGATCACCCCACTGAGCGAACAATCCGTGATGGAAGGTGGTAGTGTGCAATACATTCCTGACTTCACCCGCGGCCGCTGGATGAACCGGAAACCAATTTTTGCCCTGGACGATCAGTATTAA
- a CDS encoding endonuclease/exonuclease/phosphatase family protein: protein MKKMLLITVVCFTGFSLFAQTQKVKVLTYNIHHGQNMKGVLDLQGIGNVILATNPDFVALQEVDSVTRRTEKLNQLQELADLTGMYTYFAKALDYEGGGYGTGILSRFPIKSGITLPLPVSKGIEPRAAGIITVKLPGDSLLQFASIHLDAENNPADRIAEANTLVEYFKQTETPVILAGDFNAIPSSKEITTLKQIFTDATSQMGPTFPADSPTVKLDYILLHPKHRWNITGARIIEETIASDHRPVLCELELK, encoded by the coding sequence ATGAAAAAAATGTTGCTCATTACCGTTGTGTGTTTTACGGGCTTTTCGTTGTTTGCACAAACACAGAAAGTGAAAGTACTGACCTACAATATTCATCACGGTCAGAATATGAAAGGTGTGCTGGACCTGCAGGGCATCGGTAACGTCATCCTTGCCACCAATCCCGATTTTGTGGCATTACAGGAAGTAGACAGCGTTACCCGCCGGACGGAAAAACTCAATCAGTTGCAGGAACTCGCAGACCTCACCGGTATGTATACTTATTTCGCCAAAGCCCTGGATTATGAGGGTGGCGGTTATGGCACCGGGATCCTCTCCCGCTTCCCGATTAAATCAGGTATTACGTTGCCACTACCAGTTTCCAAAGGCATTGAGCCCAGGGCAGCCGGTATCATTACCGTAAAATTACCCGGCGACAGCCTGTTGCAGTTTGCCTCTATTCACCTGGATGCAGAAAACAATCCGGCAGACCGGATCGCAGAAGCCAATACGCTGGTAGAATACTTCAAACAAACAGAAACACCCGTGATACTGGCCGGCGATTTTAATGCGATTCCGTCTTCCAAAGAAATCACCACACTCAAACAGATTTTCACAGATGCCACCAGCCAGATGGGACCTACCTTCCCGGCAGATTCTCCCACGGTAAAGCTGGACTACATCCTCCTGCATCCCAAACACCGGTGGAATATCACCGGCGCCCGGATCATTGAGGAAACCATCGCATCCGACCACAGGCCGGTATTATGTGAACTGGAATTGAAATAA
- a CDS encoding MFS transporter has product MAQQSKQNGQSTHPSFFVLILVFFFWGFLAASNSIFIPFCKSHFNLTQLESQLIDFSFYSAYFIGSLILYLASAARKVDILNKIGYKKGIIYGLLISVLGSAIMIPCVNKEKIVPITETLQDISSFQVEQQLQTSDRQVKIRREKQADTYSLLISDNESAAKYISNPQLLAAIPAGFQQDTEHKQYAATFTKASLEKIITVLDSEYKQTVTFGYFALILMALFIVALGFSLQQTAANPFAILLGDPAKGTNRLNLAGGINSFGTTIGPIIVSMLLFGNIKGGDVSTDISKINTLYFLLIGLFLVAAAIFAFVKMPESQDNAGFETSPKATKSILGISFMFVLILLGLILKIELPLFITGIVGIIGILLYTKSASAANSEGWGAMRYPQLTLGMLAIFIYVGVEVTLASNLGALLKHPGFLTAKGLAESELDPYVSLFWGSMMIGRWTGAISVFNVSKGVRKLLCIIVPFIAYGVILGANIIKGNNVTELYPYAICIAIQIIGFFASQDKPAKTLMIFGLLGVGSVLIGLFTSGALATFAFISGGLFCSIMWPSIFALSIAGLGKYTGQGSAFLVMMILGGSLIPPVQGGLADIPSIGIHASYIIPAFCFAYLAFFAFSVKNILKSQGIDYESATSGGH; this is encoded by the coding sequence ATGGCTCAGCAATCAAAGCAAAACGGACAAAGTACACATCCCTCGTTCTTTGTTCTTATTCTGGTGTTCTTTTTCTGGGGGTTTCTGGCTGCGTCTAACAGCATTTTTATCCCTTTCTGTAAATCACACTTCAACCTGACACAGCTGGAGTCACAACTGATTGACTTCTCTTTTTACAGCGCCTATTTCATAGGTTCCCTGATCCTGTACCTGGCCTCTGCTGCCCGTAAGGTAGATATCCTGAACAAGATTGGTTACAAAAAAGGTATTATTTACGGCCTCCTGATTTCCGTACTGGGATCTGCTATTATGATTCCCTGTGTGAATAAGGAAAAAATTGTTCCGATCACGGAAACCCTGCAGGATATCAGCAGTTTCCAGGTAGAACAACAGTTACAGACTTCCGACAGACAGGTAAAGATCCGCCGCGAAAAACAGGCAGATACTTATTCCCTGCTGATCAGTGACAATGAATCCGCCGCGAAGTACATCTCCAATCCTCAGTTGCTGGCTGCTATTCCGGCTGGTTTCCAACAGGATACGGAGCATAAACAATATGCTGCCACCTTCACCAAAGCCAGTCTGGAAAAGATTATCACGGTGCTGGACAGTGAGTATAAACAAACCGTTACTTTCGGTTACTTTGCCCTGATCCTCATGGCATTGTTTATTGTAGCATTAGGATTTTCCCTGCAGCAAACCGCGGCCAACCCGTTTGCCATTCTGTTGGGTGATCCGGCCAAAGGTACCAACCGCCTTAATCTCGCAGGAGGTATCAACTCATTCGGTACCACTATCGGACCCATCATCGTTAGTATGTTGCTGTTTGGCAATATTAAAGGCGGAGATGTAAGCACCGATATCAGTAAGATCAATACCCTGTATTTCCTGCTGATAGGCCTGTTCCTGGTTGCAGCCGCCATCTTTGCGTTTGTAAAAATGCCGGAAAGTCAGGATAACGCCGGATTTGAGACTTCACCGAAAGCGACTAAATCTATCCTGGGTATCAGCTTCATGTTTGTACTGATTCTCCTGGGACTGATCCTGAAAATAGAACTGCCTTTATTCATCACTGGTATCGTAGGTATCATTGGTATTCTGTTGTATACCAAAAGTGCTTCTGCTGCCAACAGTGAAGGATGGGGCGCCATGAGATATCCGCAGCTCACCCTGGGTATGCTGGCTATCTTCATTTATGTAGGCGTGGAAGTAACCCTCGCCAGCAACCTGGGTGCCTTACTGAAACACCCGGGATTCCTCACTGCCAAAGGCCTGGCCGAATCTGAACTGGACCCGTATGTATCCCTGTTCTGGGGTAGTATGATGATAGGCAGATGGACCGGTGCGATCAGCGTATTCAATGTTTCCAAAGGCGTGCGCAAACTGCTGTGCATCATTGTGCCTTTCATTGCCTACGGTGTGATACTGGGCGCCAATATTATCAAAGGCAATAATGTCACTGAATTATATCCTTATGCCATCTGTATCGCCATCCAGATCATCGGCTTCTTTGCCAGTCAGGATAAACCAGCCAAAACCCTGATGATATTCGGGTTACTGGGAGTTGGCTCCGTATTGATCGGTTTATTTACCAGCGGCGCACTCGCTACCTTTGCCTTCATTAGTGGTGGTTTATTCTGCTCTATCATGTGGCCCAGCATCTTTGCGTTATCTATTGCCGGCCTGGGCAAATACACCGGTCAGGGTTCTGCCTTCCTCGTAATGATGATCCTCGGCGGTTCACTGATTCCTCCTGTACAAGGTGGTCTGGCAGACATCCCAAGCATTGGTATTCACGCTTCTTATATTATCCCGGCGTTTTGTTTTGCATACCTGGCATTTTTTGCGTTTAGCGTTAAAAACATATTAAAATCTCAAGGAATCGATTATGAGTCAGCAACTAGTGGTGGGCATTGA
- a CDS encoding alkaline phosphatase: MKKLIIAASLLLGGFFAQAQVKGAKHVILIGMDGFGAYCFPKVDNPHMKQMMKEGAWTLQARSVLPSSSAVNWASMVMGAGPEVHGYTEWNSKQPELPSRELDRYGLFPSIYTLLREQKPKAEIGVIYSWDGIGYLFPKAAINKELACHDNDSLATAAAVEYIKTKKPDFLFVHLDEPDGVGHNIGHNIQPYFDQVHKNDVLLGKMLQAVKDAGMWDDTIILLTADHGGIKTGHGGKTMEEMQIPWIIRGPGIQQNKEIKSSVVTYDTAATIAWIFGLKTPQVWTGRPVKEAFK; the protein is encoded by the coding sequence ATGAAAAAATTAATCATTGCAGCCAGCCTTTTATTAGGTGGCTTTTTCGCGCAGGCACAGGTCAAAGGGGCCAAACACGTGATACTGATTGGAATGGATGGTTTTGGGGCGTACTGTTTTCCTAAAGTGGATAACCCACACATGAAACAAATGATGAAAGAAGGGGCCTGGACATTACAGGCACGAAGTGTGCTACCTTCTTCCAGTGCTGTGAACTGGGCGTCTATGGTGATGGGAGCCGGTCCGGAAGTACATGGCTACACGGAGTGGAACAGCAAGCAACCGGAGCTGCCTTCCCGGGAACTCGACCGTTATGGCCTGTTCCCTTCCATCTACACCTTACTCCGCGAACAAAAACCCAAAGCGGAAATAGGCGTGATCTACAGCTGGGATGGTATCGGTTACCTGTTCCCCAAAGCAGCCATCAACAAGGAACTGGCCTGTCATGATAACGACAGCCTGGCCACCGCGGCAGCAGTAGAATATATCAAAACAAAAAAACCGGACTTCCTGTTTGTTCACCTGGATGAACCGGATGGCGTAGGACATAATATCGGGCATAATATTCAGCCTTATTTTGACCAGGTACATAAAAACGATGTGTTGCTGGGCAAAATGCTGCAGGCAGTAAAAGATGCCGGCATGTGGGATGATACCATCATTCTGCTGACAGCAGATCATGGCGGTATCAAAACAGGCCACGGCGGTAAAACCATGGAAGAAATGCAGATTCCCTGGATCATCCGCGGCCCTGGTATCCAACAAAACAAAGAGATCAAAAGCAGTGTTGTTACGTACGATACCGCCGCGACCATCGCCTGGATATTCGGACTGAAAACACCCCAGGTGTGGACAGGAAGGCCCGTGAAAGAAGCGTTTAAATAA
- a CDS encoding N(4)-(beta-N-acetylglucosaminyl)-L-asparaginase has protein sequence MKDRRSFLKTAALGAAVFSLDGVTGTSARATTKGGPVKGKPIVISTWDFGRAANAAAWEILKKGGRALDAVEAGVRVPEADPDNHTVGYSGYPDRDGRVTLDACIMDELGNCGSVASLEHVTHAISVARAVMEKTPHVMLVGDGALQFALANGFKKENLLTPEAEKAWKEWLKTSEYKPIINIENKSYAPANGATAFNPLMLPGNVYNHDTIGMVAMDAAGNLSGACTTSGMAFKLHGRVGDSPIIGAGLYVDNEIGAATSTGVGEEVIKIVGSHLVVELMRQGYPPEKACKEAVDRIVKRSPSKAREIQVGFLALNKKGQYGAYCLQKGFSYAVCTSDTSNVLIDGKHHF, from the coding sequence ATGAAAGATAGAAGAAGTTTTCTGAAAACAGCGGCCCTTGGCGCCGCTGTTTTCTCTTTAGACGGAGTAACGGGCACGTCTGCACGCGCAACCACCAAAGGAGGCCCCGTAAAAGGTAAACCTATTGTCATATCCACGTGGGACTTTGGCCGCGCTGCCAACGCAGCTGCCTGGGAAATACTGAAGAAGGGCGGACGTGCACTGGACGCTGTGGAAGCAGGTGTACGGGTACCCGAAGCAGATCCGGACAACCACACCGTAGGCTATTCCGGCTATCCGGACCGCGACGGCCGCGTAACACTGGATGCCTGCATCATGGACGAACTGGGCAACTGCGGTTCCGTAGCTTCCCTCGAACATGTTACCCACGCCATTTCTGTAGCCCGCGCCGTGATGGAAAAAACACCGCACGTGATGCTGGTAGGTGATGGTGCCCTGCAATTCGCACTGGCCAACGGTTTCAAAAAAGAAAACCTGCTCACACCGGAAGCTGAAAAAGCCTGGAAAGAATGGCTGAAAACATCAGAATATAAACCCATCATCAACATAGAAAATAAATCCTACGCTCCTGCCAACGGCGCTACTGCGTTTAATCCGCTGATGCTGCCGGGTAATGTGTATAACCACGATACCATTGGTATGGTAGCCATGGATGCTGCCGGCAATCTTTCCGGCGCCTGCACCACCAGTGGGATGGCTTTCAAATTACATGGCCGTGTAGGTGATTCTCCGATCATCGGCGCAGGTCTTTATGTAGACAATGAAATAGGTGCTGCTACCAGTACCGGCGTTGGCGAAGAAGTCATTAAAATTGTGGGCAGCCACCTCGTCGTAGAACTGATGCGGCAGGGTTATCCACCGGAAAAAGCCTGTAAAGAAGCTGTAGATAGAATTGTGAAAAGAAGTCCGTCGAAAGCCCGGGAGATACAGGTAGGTTTCCTGGCCCTCAACAAAAAGGGACAATACGGCGCTTATTGCCTGCAGAAAGGCTTCAGCTACGCGGTGTGTACCAGCGATACCAGCAATGTACTGATAGACGGTAAACATCATTTCTAA
- a CDS encoding ROK family protein yields the protein MSQQLVVGIDIGGTNTKFGIVDRRGTILCDGRMLTNQHEDVACFLDELHQHLAILIEQVGGIENIKGIGVGAPNGNFYNGNIEYAPNLRWKGVVPLAQLLQDKFGLPAVLTNDANAAALGELIYGAARGMKDFIVMTLGTGVGSGIVANGQLIYGHDGFAGELGHCIVIPGGRFHPGTGAHGSLEAYASATGVTNSALELLKTRPDTQSILRDHLLEEINSKVIYEAAMKGDPLAMEVYEFTGQILGAALANFVMFSSPEAIVLFGGLTKAGDLIMKPVREHMEKNLLPIFQNKVKLLFSELKESDAAILGASALAWEMKD from the coding sequence ATGAGTCAGCAACTAGTGGTGGGCATTGATATTGGGGGGACTAACACCAAATTCGGTATTGTAGACAGGAGAGGCACTATTTTATGTGATGGTCGTATGTTAACCAATCAGCATGAAGATGTAGCTTGTTTCCTGGATGAACTCCATCAACACCTGGCCATTCTGATCGAGCAGGTGGGGGGCATCGAAAATATTAAAGGAATTGGCGTAGGCGCACCTAACGGCAATTTCTACAATGGTAACATTGAATATGCGCCCAACCTGCGCTGGAAAGGAGTGGTACCACTCGCCCAGTTGCTGCAGGATAAATTCGGGTTACCGGCCGTACTGACCAACGATGCCAACGCAGCAGCGTTGGGAGAACTGATCTACGGCGCAGCCAGAGGAATGAAAGATTTTATCGTGATGACCCTGGGTACAGGTGTAGGTAGCGGTATTGTTGCCAACGGCCAGCTGATTTACGGACATGATGGTTTTGCCGGTGAACTGGGTCACTGTATTGTGATCCCGGGTGGCCGCTTCCATCCCGGCACCGGTGCACATGGTTCTCTCGAAGCCTATGCTTCTGCTACCGGTGTGACCAATTCTGCCCTGGAACTGTTGAAAACACGCCCGGATACCCAAAGCATCCTGCGCGATCATCTGCTGGAAGAAATCAATTCCAAAGTGATCTATGAAGCAGCGATGAAAGGAGATCCGCTGGCGATGGAAGTATACGAGTTCACAGGACAAATACTGGGTGCAGCCCTGGCCAATTTCGTAATGTTCTCCAGCCCGGAAGCCATCGTACTGTTCGGCGGCCTCACCAAAGCCGGCGACCTGATTATGAAACCGGTCCGTGAACACATGGAAAAGAACCTGCTGCCCATATTCCAGAATAAAGTTAAATTGCTGTTTTCCGAGCTGAAAGAAAGTGATGCCGCCATATTGGGCGCCAGCGCCCTGGCATGGGAGATGAAAGACTAA
- a CDS encoding sugar MFS transporter — MSTNTATLQSPSVPAAKNNTRAMTVIGTLFFLFGFVTWLNSVLIPFLKQACELSDFQVYFVTFAFYISYFIMAIPSSAILRKVGFANGMSVGLLTMAVGSLIFIPAAQARSFPLFLVGLFVQGAGMTLLQAASNPYVTIIGPIESAAQRMSIMGICNKVAAMIGILLLGVLLFSDTTELSAKIETLQGAEKEAELTLLAGRVITPYIIMAIVLVGLALMVRKANLPEVKPEEESTEETAGSQHTSIFGIPYLMLGILCLFLYVGVEVLAIDSLALYGEVSGFEKNVALHLSIYSLVSLTIGYLLGIVLVPKYLSQRSALIICSIMGALFTAGALLTTGKTSVIFIILLSFAHSLMWPGIWPLAINKLGKFTKLGSAFLIMAIAGGATLPLVYGALCVEWNSRQTPYIIMIPCYLYILYYAAAGYKKGLPTN, encoded by the coding sequence ATGTCAACTAATACAGCGACGCTACAATCGCCTTCCGTTCCGGCGGCGAAGAATAATACACGGGCCATGACCGTGATCGGTACTCTGTTCTTCCTTTTTGGCTTTGTGACCTGGTTAAACAGTGTATTGATTCCGTTCTTGAAACAGGCTTGCGAACTATCTGATTTCCAGGTATACTTTGTCACCTTTGCTTTTTATATTTCCTACTTTATCATGGCTATTCCTTCTTCTGCTATCCTGCGGAAAGTAGGCTTTGCCAACGGGATGTCTGTAGGATTGCTAACCATGGCAGTGGGCTCCCTGATATTCATTCCGGCTGCACAGGCCAGATCTTTCCCGTTGTTTCTGGTAGGTCTTTTTGTGCAGGGCGCTGGTATGACCCTCTTACAGGCGGCTTCCAATCCTTATGTTACCATCATCGGGCCGATCGAAAGTGCCGCCCAGCGTATGAGTATCATGGGTATCTGCAATAAGGTAGCAGCCATGATCGGTATCCTGTTACTGGGTGTATTGCTGTTCAGCGACACCACAGAATTATCTGCAAAAATTGAAACCCTGCAAGGCGCTGAAAAAGAAGCAGAACTGACACTGCTGGCCGGCCGTGTAATTACCCCGTATATCATCATGGCCATCGTACTGGTAGGCCTGGCGCTGATGGTGCGTAAAGCCAACCTGCCGGAAGTAAAACCGGAAGAAGAAAGTACAGAAGAAACAGCTGGCAGTCAGCATACTTCTATCTTCGGTATTCCTTACCTGATGCTCGGTATCCTGTGCCTGTTCCTCTATGTAGGCGTAGAAGTACTGGCGATCGACTCCCTGGCGCTGTATGGCGAAGTAAGTGGTTTCGAGAAAAACGTCGCCTTACACCTCAGTATCTATAGCCTGGTAAGTTTAACCATCGGATATTTACTGGGTATTGTACTGGTGCCAAAATATTTATCACAACGCAGTGCACTGATTATCTGTTCCATCATGGGCGCGCTCTTTACTGCCGGTGCTTTACTGACTACCGGTAAAACCTCCGTGATATTCATCATCCTGCTGAGCTTTGCCCACTCCCTGATGTGGCCTGGCATCTGGCCGCTGGCAATCAATAAACTGGGTAAGTTTACCAAACTGGGTTCAGCCTTCCTGATCATGGCCATCGCAGGTGGTGCTACCTTACCACTGGTATATGGTGCTTTATGCGTAGAGTGGAACAGCCGTCAGACACCTTACATCATCATGATCCCATGTTACCTGTATATTCTTTATTATGCAGCAGCAGGATATAAAAAAGGACTTCCAACGAATTAA